In Paenibacillus sp. 1781tsa1, one DNA window encodes the following:
- a CDS encoding nucleoside deaminase, with amino-acid sequence MKLSDYEYLTLAMEEAEQSLIEGTYPIGAIIVDVDGNVVSKGRNRVYSTCDPTAHAEVDAIRRAGKHLLDVEKKRYTKNDLTLYTTCEPCPMCSCTILMSGIKKIVWAADDEEYGGLRRFKEGPHFIHMFDTLSCVAAPYLDLENRQRALLAKWNISRGVLHTEWEIPKQ; translated from the coding sequence ATGAAGTTATCGGATTATGAATATTTAACTTTGGCTATGGAAGAAGCAGAGCAATCGCTTATTGAAGGAACGTATCCGATTGGTGCGATAATCGTGGATGTGGATGGAAATGTCGTGAGTAAAGGCAGGAACAGGGTCTACTCTACGTGCGATCCCACCGCACATGCTGAAGTGGATGCCATTCGTCGAGCAGGAAAACATTTGCTGGATGTAGAGAAGAAGAGATACACGAAGAACGATCTGACACTGTATACTACCTGTGAACCTTGTCCTATGTGTTCTTGTACCATACTAATGTCTGGTATTAAAAAGATTGTATGGGCAGCGGATGATGAAGAGTACGGAGGGCTTCGACGGTTCAAGGAAGGACCTCATTTTATCCATATGTTTGATACGCTATCCTGTGTTGCAGCACCATACCTTGATCTGGAAAACAGACAGAGAGCCTTACTCGCCAAATGGAATATTAGTAGAGGAGTGCTTCATACAGAGTGGGAGATTCCAAAACAATGA
- a CDS encoding radical SAM protein gives MIAKNKYKSLELETPGLYELEGLEVGVTSNCNYKCDYCCAYNRDDGACIDSQEVIRIISELPRLKRVRLSGGEVTLKYQDCLEIVTYCAAHGIDTQLNSNASLLTEERILALRDAGLSNIHISFNYTDAESYAAYYRVHPRMYERLEQNIRLCTEAGLETVLETLLFEGNQANMQDISDKVYDLGVRIHEIQNSIKMPHTDWSQIVSKESLIRSVTELIENRKPDTTLYFTCMDRFAEQLNLREQPGVYFSNCVDGTKQLHLHGNGDILICELCHPVVIGNIYNGTSLKDIYAQQPPALIEFLEKLPCPAYDALFAEA, from the coding sequence TTGATAGCCAAAAACAAATATAAATCACTCGAACTGGAGACCCCGGGCTTATATGAGCTGGAAGGGCTTGAGGTGGGAGTGACATCGAACTGCAATTATAAATGCGACTACTGCTGCGCCTACAATCGGGACGATGGAGCGTGCATCGATAGTCAGGAAGTCATCCGTATTATTAGTGAGCTTCCTCGTCTTAAGCGAGTGCGATTGTCCGGGGGAGAAGTTACCCTGAAATACCAGGATTGCCTGGAGATCGTGACGTATTGTGCGGCACATGGCATCGATACACAATTGAACAGTAATGCCAGTCTGCTGACAGAAGAACGGATTCTTGCATTGCGTGATGCAGGCTTGTCCAACATTCATATCTCGTTTAATTATACAGATGCGGAGTCGTATGCTGCGTACTACCGTGTGCACCCTCGCATGTATGAGAGACTGGAGCAGAATATCCGATTGTGTACGGAAGCCGGTCTGGAGACGGTGCTGGAAACGTTACTGTTTGAAGGGAACCAAGCGAACATGCAGGACATTAGCGATAAGGTGTATGATCTGGGTGTGCGCATCCATGAGATCCAGAACAGCATTAAAATGCCGCATACCGACTGGAGCCAGATTGTATCCAAAGAGTCCCTCATTCGATCTGTAACGGAGCTGATTGAAAATAGAAAGCCAGATACAACGCTCTATTTCACCTGTATGGACCGGTTCGCTGAACAGTTGAATTTGCGGGAGCAACCTGGCGTGTATTTCTCTAATTGCGTGGATGGCACGAAACAGCTGCACTTGCATGGCAACGGGGATATTCTCATCTGTGAGTTATGCCATCCTGTCGTGATTGGCAACATCTATAACGGAACGTCGTTGAAGGATATCTATGCCCAGCAGCCACCGGCGTTAATAGAATTCCTGGAGAAGCTGCCTTGTCCTGCGTACGATGCCCTTTTTGCAGAGGCATAA
- a CDS encoding histidine phosphatase family protein, translating into MKIYLVRHGMDEEGYRGGWSERGLTEQGINQSKRLGEYLHLHAEEYDIHSIMSSDLARAAQTTRELEKKLNMQAIFMEEWREMNNGELAGMLHKDAEVHYPGVYFNTLEMDSPFPGGESPRDFYSRISTAFESLFRSLEENTLKSNVLLITHGGVINILYYLLEKKEWSNKSKFYPMDNASVHTVEKGRYGWRISSANVLSHLE; encoded by the coding sequence TTGAAAATTTATCTGGTAAGGCATGGGATGGATGAGGAAGGCTATCGAGGCGGATGGAGTGAGCGTGGACTCACGGAACAGGGGATCAATCAATCGAAGAGGCTGGGAGAGTATTTGCATCTTCATGCTGAAGAGTATGACATACATAGCATCATGAGCAGTGATCTTGCTCGTGCTGCACAGACAACACGGGAATTGGAGAAGAAATTAAACATGCAGGCGATCTTCATGGAAGAATGGAGGGAGATGAATAACGGAGAGTTGGCAGGTATGCTTCATAAGGATGCAGAAGTTCATTACCCAGGAGTGTATTTCAACACCCTTGAGATGGATTCTCCTTTTCCGGGAGGAGAAAGTCCAAGAGATTTTTATAGCCGGATAAGCACTGCTTTCGAGAGTCTTTTCAGAAGCTTAGAGGAGAATACACTCAAGTCCAATGTTCTGTTAATTACTCACGGCGGAGTGATTAACATCCTGTATTATCTGCTTGAGAAGAAGGAATGGAGCAATAAGTCCAAATTCTATCCCATGGACAACGCCAGTGTACATACCGTTGAAAAGGGAAGGTATGGTTGGAGAATTAGCAGTGCAAATGTGTTAAGTCATCTAGAGTAG
- a CDS encoding GNAT family N-acetyltransferase, translating to MKTIECFFEPFPVLETERTLLRPLTYDDLDDMYSYCVVPAVSEFTT from the coding sequence ATGAAAACGATTGAATGTTTCTTCGAACCATTTCCTGTGTTGGAAACCGAACGGACGTTACTCCGGCCTCTTACCTATGATGATCTGGACGATATGTATAGTTATTGTGTTGTACCTGCTGTCTCGGAGTTCACCACCTGA
- a CDS encoding bifunctional glycosyltransferase family 2/GtrA family protein, giving the protein MTILIPSYEPDVRLLNLVLQLQTFKLGPIVIVDDGSGPGYRGIFETAEAYGCTVLTHPVNLGKGRALKTGFQYIKEYGPQGGIVCADSDGQHLPHDIKRIFEVLLAQTTPGIVLGSRRFSGKIPARSRFGNTITRAVFSLTTGTKVYDTQTGLRGFPYSMLDWLNQIPGDRFEYEMNMLLTAHKEGYEITEEFIDTVYLDHNESSHFRPLVDSFRIYMPILMFSTSSVLSALIDFGLLFVIQYFTHNLFMSVLAARLCSSIFNYTINRKYVFSAGRTSKVRQSLPKYFSLVLLVLLLNYGLLYFYNEKLIIPLLAAKLLTEVSIFLFSYWAQRRFVY; this is encoded by the coding sequence ATGACGATATTAATTCCATCATATGAACCCGATGTGCGTTTGCTAAATCTTGTTCTGCAGTTACAGACATTTAAGCTTGGACCTATTGTGATTGTGGATGATGGTAGTGGACCCGGTTACCGTGGCATTTTTGAAACAGCAGAAGCCTATGGCTGTACGGTCCTGACACATCCCGTCAATCTGGGTAAGGGCAGGGCGTTGAAGACAGGCTTCCAATACATTAAGGAGTACGGCCCTCAGGGCGGTATCGTGTGCGCAGATAGTGACGGGCAGCATCTGCCGCATGATATTAAGCGTATCTTCGAAGTTCTGCTCGCACAAACGACACCAGGAATTGTACTCGGCAGCCGTCGCTTCAGTGGTAAAATTCCAGCACGCAGCCGTTTTGGCAACACCATCACACGGGCGGTCTTTTCCCTCACAACAGGTACCAAAGTATATGACACGCAGACGGGTCTACGCGGTTTTCCTTACTCCATGCTGGACTGGCTGAATCAGATTCCCGGGGATCGGTTTGAATACGAGATGAACATGCTGTTAACAGCACACAAGGAAGGGTATGAGATTACGGAGGAGTTTATTGATACGGTGTATCTGGATCACAATGAGTCCTCCCATTTCCGCCCGCTGGTTGATTCATTCCGGATCTATATGCCAATCCTGATGTTCAGCACATCTTCGGTGCTGTCTGCTCTGATTGATTTTGGACTACTATTCGTCATTCAGTATTTCACACACAATCTGTTTATGTCGGTCCTCGCAGCAAGACTATGCAGCTCCATCTTCAACTATACGATTAATCGGAAGTACGTATTTTCCGCTGGGCGAACCTCGAAGGTGCGACAGTCTTTGCCCAAATATTTCTCGCTTGTCCTACTGGTGCTGTTATTAAACTACGGTTTACTGTATTTTTACAATGAAAAACTGATTATTCCGCTGCTCGCTGCCAAACTGTTGACCGAGGTGTCCATCTTCCTATTCAGCTATTGGGCGCAGCGCAGATTTGTCTATTAA
- a CDS encoding phosphodiester glycosidase family protein, with the protein MMKIYQKPTRKDPHKRPFSPRKRRWLIITLVMVLAVGGILYSLADRYLIRHVQVVVADESTVTAATGNTNDSTSSSTTATKVNATSDDWNYSSDDMKVNIEKVQTGSGSDQITYYVADVQLTDASSLRSALADNSFGTNITENTSEIAAANNAIFAINGDYYGFRDDGVIIRNGTLYRDSPTRDALALFNNGTMKTYNENEISSSELMAEGVTNTLSFGPILIQDGEIVSDFSSVKIDNNFGNRSIQDANPRTAIGMIAPNHYVFVVVDGRQDDSRGMTLAELADVMKGLGATEAYNLDGGGSSTMYFMGRVVNNPLGRNQERGVSDILYLTEGQGS; encoded by the coding sequence ATGATGAAGATATATCAGAAACCAACCCGGAAAGACCCACATAAAAGACCGTTCTCCCCAAGAAAGCGAAGATGGCTCATCATCACACTTGTCATGGTGCTCGCAGTAGGTGGAATCCTGTACAGCCTAGCTGACCGTTACCTGATCCGGCATGTGCAGGTAGTTGTAGCGGATGAGAGCACGGTCACAGCAGCAACGGGCAACACGAATGACTCCACCAGCTCTTCAACCACCGCAACTAAAGTGAATGCAACGTCAGATGATTGGAATTATTCAAGTGATGATATGAAGGTCAATATTGAAAAGGTACAGACAGGTTCTGGCTCGGATCAGATTACGTATTATGTCGCTGATGTTCAGCTAACGGATGCAAGCAGCCTGCGATCCGCGCTGGCAGATAATAGTTTTGGAACGAACATTACCGAGAATACGTCAGAGATTGCCGCAGCCAATAATGCGATCTTTGCCATTAATGGTGATTATTATGGATTCCGTGATGATGGTGTCATTATCCGAAATGGAACATTGTATCGGGACAGCCCGACACGGGATGCACTTGCCCTCTTCAACAATGGGACCATGAAAACATATAACGAGAACGAGATTTCCTCCTCGGAACTGATGGCAGAAGGTGTCACCAATACGTTATCCTTTGGGCCCATTCTGATTCAGGATGGAGAGATTGTCAGTGATTTTAGCAGTGTGAAAATTGACAACAACTTCGGTAATCGCTCCATCCAGGATGCGAATCCAAGAACTGCGATCGGCATGATTGCTCCGAATCATTACGTCTTCGTGGTGGTGGACGGACGGCAGGACGACAGCCGTGGCATGACCTTGGCAGAACTGGCCGATGTCATGAAAGGCCTCGGAGCAACCGAAGCCTACAATCTGGACGGCGGCGGTTCATCCACGATGTATTTTATGGGCCGAGTCGTCAATAATCCACTGGGGCGCAACCAGGAACGTGGTGTAAGTGACATTTTATATCTGACGGAGGGACAAGGATCATGA
- a CDS encoding AAA family ATPase translates to MYLRSVELMSAKIENRNQYPFDIPAIRSLERLELTNNITFFVGENGSGKSTLLEGIAHQCGFNTAGGGRNNAYETHASESSLGNYLRLAWLPKITNGFFMRSESFYQFASHVDEMPESLPYYGGRSLHEQSHGESFLSLFVNRFSSKGIYLLDEPEAALSPARQLSLLRILHDLSGTSQFIIATHSPILLGYPGAEILSFDDSHIQEVTYEETDHYQITRSFLENRDRMLNELFKD, encoded by the coding sequence ATGTATCTTCGAAGTGTAGAACTCATGTCAGCCAAAATTGAGAATCGGAACCAATATCCTTTTGACATCCCCGCGATACGATCCTTGGAACGATTGGAGCTCACGAATAACATTACTTTTTTTGTAGGTGAAAATGGTTCAGGGAAATCGACGCTGCTTGAAGGCATTGCTCATCAATGTGGATTCAATACCGCAGGGGGCGGCAGGAATAATGCCTATGAGACACATGCTTCCGAATCCTCGCTCGGGAATTATCTAAGACTTGCATGGTTGCCCAAAATAACGAATGGTTTCTTCATGCGCTCTGAATCATTCTATCAGTTTGCATCACATGTGGATGAGATGCCAGAGTCGCTTCCGTATTATGGTGGGCGTTCATTACATGAACAATCGCACGGGGAATCTTTTCTCAGTCTGTTCGTCAATCGGTTCAGTTCCAAAGGCATCTATCTGCTCGACGAGCCCGAAGCCGCTTTGTCTCCAGCAAGGCAGCTCTCCTTGTTGCGCATCCTCCACGATCTGTCAGGCACTTCGCAATTCATAATTGCGACGCACTCCCCCATTTTGCTGGGGTATCCGGGGGCAGAGATTTTAAGCTTTGACGATAGCCATATTCAAGAGGTAACCTATGAGGAGACCGATCACTATCAGATTACCCGCAGCTTTCTGGAGAACCGCGACCGGATGCTGAATGAATTATTTAAGGATTAA
- a CDS encoding NUDIX domain-containing protein has product MTSRIVVTGGAIIRDHMGRVLLQKRSDYGDWGLPGGGMEPGERIEETMIREVKEETGLEVSSYELASIYTGERMHYTYPDGNEVVFVMFLFDVIAELEGKLCDDQVTLLFEDEQKESLQLIFKSVEEIDIATINNVQKPIFVDLKQGESKLLRE; this is encoded by the coding sequence ATGACTAGTCGTATTGTTGTTACGGGTGGAGCTATTATTCGAGATCATATGGGGAGGGTTCTGCTGCAAAAGAGATCAGATTATGGAGATTGGGGATTACCCGGTGGTGGTATGGAGCCAGGTGAACGAATCGAAGAAACCATGATTAGAGAAGTGAAAGAGGAAACAGGGCTCGAGGTGAGTTCTTATGAATTGGCCTCCATCTACACGGGCGAGAGGATGCACTATACGTATCCGGATGGAAATGAAGTAGTATTTGTAATGTTTTTATTTGACGTTATTGCGGAGTTGGAAGGAAAACTCTGTGATGATCAAGTAACTCTTTTATTTGAAGATGAACAAAAGGAGTCATTACAGCTTATTTTTAAAAGTGTGGAAGAGATTGATATTGCCACAATTAACAATGTGCAGAAGCCTATATTTGTAGACTTGAAGCAAGGAGAGTCTAAATTGCTACGCGAGTGA
- a CDS encoding GNAT family N-acetyltransferase codes for MKMNVQIMSILAEQKELFLNLFNLYLYDLSEFSGEDLLEEGKYDPTNTYLYLERDELHPFLIQYEGKVIGFVLVCSPPYVSEEVDYTVQELFLVKKYRGQGLAAQAVDLVFAQFEGRFKVEQLANNAAAVSFWKKYYEQHQIEYTESAYHIEIDNIPGSHRILSQTFVMDDDIDI; via the coding sequence ATGAAGATGAATGTACAAATTATGAGTATTTTGGCAGAACAAAAGGAATTGTTTCTCAACCTGTTCAACTTGTACTTATATGATCTGTCTGAATTTTCTGGTGAGGATCTGCTAGAAGAGGGGAAATATGATCCAACGAACACCTATCTATATCTGGAGCGCGATGAATTACATCCGTTTTTGATTCAGTATGAAGGGAAGGTTATTGGATTCGTACTGGTGTGCTCACCTCCATATGTGTCGGAAGAAGTGGATTATACCGTGCAAGAGCTGTTCTTGGTCAAAAAATATCGCGGGCAGGGGCTGGCAGCACAAGCGGTTGACTTGGTTTTTGCTCAATTTGAGGGTAGATTCAAAGTAGAACAACTCGCTAACAATGCAGCCGCAGTTTCCTTCTGGAAAAAGTATTATGAACAACATCAGATTGAATATACCGAGTCTGCATATCACATTGAGATTGACAACATACCGGGCAGCCACCGGATTTTGTCTCAGACTTTTGTAATGGATGACGATATAGACATATGA
- a CDS encoding pyridoxal 5'-phosphate synthase, with protein MSNQPIELLQHLKSLSGPFPTWDMGQLLERPGKLFLEWLRLAVENEVKEPHAMTISTVDHDGYPDARVLILKNVIDETFYFASSSESRKGQQLKENPHVALTFYWPSLGRQIRIKGVAEDQGDQAGADDFRKRSAGARAVAMTGHQSEVLDSEEVLDSAIEAQKERIQRDPDVVTPQWRLYAVNAQEVEFWQGDSERKHVRVRYVMQDGQWKTRRLWP; from the coding sequence ATGAGTAATCAACCCATTGAACTGCTACAACATTTGAAGTCTTTATCTGGACCATTTCCAACGTGGGATATGGGGCAGTTGCTGGAACGGCCAGGGAAGCTATTTTTGGAGTGGTTGAGATTGGCGGTTGAGAACGAAGTGAAAGAACCTCATGCCATGACGATCTCCACCGTGGATCACGATGGTTATCCTGATGCGAGGGTGTTGATTTTGAAAAACGTAATCGACGAAACGTTCTATTTTGCCTCCAGTTCGGAGAGCCGAAAAGGGCAGCAGTTGAAGGAGAACCCTCATGTGGCGCTCACCTTCTACTGGCCATCACTTGGAAGACAGATTCGGATAAAGGGAGTTGCTGAGGATCAGGGAGATCAAGCGGGCGCTGATGATTTCCGCAAACGTTCAGCTGGAGCGCGAGCAGTTGCCATGACAGGGCATCAGAGTGAGGTTTTGGATAGTGAGGAAGTGCTGGATAGTGCCATTGAAGCTCAGAAAGAACGCATCCAACGTGATCCCGATGTCGTTACACCTCAATGGCGTTTATATGCCGTGAATGCACAAGAGGTGGAGTTCTGGCAGGGAGATTCAGAGCGAAAGCATGTGCGAGTCCGATATGTGATGCAGGATGGGCAGTGGAAGACACGCAGATTGTGGCCTTGA
- a CDS encoding adenylyl-sulfate kinase: MARRLVLIEGLPGSGKSTIAKMVSEILIEKGKEVQLFQEGNLDHPADYEGVAYYDAGDFESLLKTHEEYREILESHATAHDQGYLIPYRKMREQWGIELPDHVVQDIFSRDIYEIPFEQNVKLITEKWQDFTQNVLSTKDDCITIFECCFIQNPLTMGLVKCNQSKEKNVQYVLELGRIIHALNPLLIYIDQKNISYTFDKAVRERPKEWSEGFINYYTNQGFGQAQGYHGFQGTVQVLQERKKLESEIYGLLQMDKEWLDNSDYDLEVCRRKLEKILE, encoded by the coding sequence ATGGCTAGACGCTTAGTGCTTATTGAAGGATTACCTGGTTCAGGCAAGTCAACAATTGCCAAAATGGTATCCGAAATTTTGATAGAAAAGGGCAAGGAGGTACAACTATTTCAAGAAGGCAACCTGGATCACCCTGCTGATTACGAAGGTGTGGCTTACTATGATGCTGGAGACTTCGAGTCCTTATTGAAAACGCATGAAGAATACAGAGAGATTCTGGAAAGCCATGCCACTGCTCATGATCAAGGATACCTGATTCCTTATCGTAAGATGAGAGAACAATGGGGAATAGAGCTTCCCGATCACGTTGTACAGGATATTTTCAGCCGAGATATTTACGAAATTCCTTTTGAGCAAAATGTGAAGCTGATCACCGAGAAGTGGCAAGATTTCACCCAGAACGTGTTAAGCACGAAGGATGACTGCATCACGATATTTGAGTGTTGTTTTATCCAGAATCCACTAACCATGGGTCTAGTAAAGTGCAATCAATCCAAAGAGAAGAATGTGCAGTATGTATTGGAACTGGGTCGTATCATTCATGCTCTGAATCCGCTTCTCATCTATATCGACCAGAAGAATATATCCTATACCTTTGATAAGGCAGTTCGTGAAAGACCGAAGGAATGGTCAGAAGGTTTTATTAACTATTATACGAATCAGGGTTTTGGGCAAGCGCAGGGTTATCATGGTTTTCAGGGTACGGTACAAGTTTTACAGGAAAGAAAGAAGCTGGAGTCCGAAATCTATGGCTTACTTCAGATGGATAAGGAATGGCTGGATAACTCGGATTATGACCTGGAGGTTTGTAGACGCAAACTGGAAAAAATTCTGGAGTAA
- a CDS encoding DUF4188 domain-containing protein has translation MPNIYKGRYSAQIEGEFVVFIIGMRINRLWAIHKWLPVLQSMGPMIKELYMNPETGFLSTEYFISWRGVTLLQYWRSYDELEKYARGGIHLEAWKRFNRSIGSDGTVGIYHETYKAQSGSFETIYANMPKFGLAKAFEHVPSTGKMETSRRRMGGENDPAVDTPENP, from the coding sequence GTGCCGAACATATATAAGGGAAGATATTCAGCTCAAATTGAGGGAGAATTTGTGGTTTTTATCATTGGAATGAGGATCAATCGTCTGTGGGCTATACATAAATGGCTGCCTGTTCTACAGTCCATGGGCCCGATGATTAAAGAACTCTATATGAATCCGGAGACCGGATTTCTGAGTACAGAGTATTTTATAAGCTGGCGTGGGGTGACGCTACTCCAATACTGGCGCTCTTACGATGAATTGGAGAAATACGCACGGGGCGGAATACACTTGGAAGCTTGGAAAAGATTCAACCGCTCCATTGGTTCAGATGGAACTGTAGGGATTTATCATGAAACATATAAGGCTCAGTCAGGTTCTTTCGAGACCATATACGCTAACATGCCCAAATTCGGATTAGCTAAAGCATTTGAACATGTGCCTTCGACAGGCAAGATGGAGACATCCAGACGCAGAATGGGCGGAGAGAATGACCCGGCCGTGGATACACCAGAGAATCCTTAA
- a CDS encoding GNAT family N-acetyltransferase, whose product MEQRNAPEIRIEQWDEGDLGLLRQLNSPEMTVHFGGPETEEKILARHKRYYEIAQNGTGKMFKILLLPHLEVVGSVGYWDQIWKEESIYEIGWSVLSEYQGRGIATEATAKAIASIRSEKKKHKFIHAFPKTKNPASNAICRKLGFSYIGECDFEYPVGTTIQCNDWRLAVGGN is encoded by the coding sequence ATGGAACAAAGGAATGCGCCAGAGATAAGAATTGAACAATGGGACGAAGGAGATCTAGGTTTGCTTCGCCAATTAAATTCGCCTGAGATGACAGTACACTTCGGAGGACCAGAGACTGAGGAGAAAATCTTAGCACGCCATAAGCGCTATTATGAAATTGCACAAAATGGAACTGGGAAAATGTTCAAGATTCTCTTGCTTCCGCATCTTGAAGTCGTGGGTAGTGTAGGGTATTGGGATCAGATCTGGAAAGAAGAATCTATTTACGAGATAGGTTGGAGTGTTTTATCTGAATATCAAGGTAGAGGAATAGCGACAGAAGCAACAGCGAAGGCCATAGCTTCTATTCGTTCTGAAAAGAAGAAACATAAATTTATTCACGCTTTTCCTAAAACCAAGAATCCTGCTTCGAATGCCATTTGTCGTAAGCTGGGCTTTTCGTATATTGGTGAGTGTGATTTTGAATACCCTGTGGGGACGACCATACAATGTAACGACTGGAGATTGGCAGTGGGGGGAAATTGA
- a CDS encoding phosphoglycerate mutase family protein, whose protein sequence is MNVTFIRHGHGEHLLDYPNQLNCLHPGLTELGKSQVIALRKQVNFSPEDTILVSPTKRTIETACLLAPTSNLMFSPLVGPRMFPQNPEFVPFVCDQIYSKEELSHQYTDIKMIELGLDCWEESINQMDACRFKILAEQLLEWCRQQSGNTFVISHDGTITNYRMLLGEQGLSKSDFLGEAGQYTMRNV, encoded by the coding sequence ATGAACGTTACATTTATTCGTCATGGTCACGGTGAACACTTGTTAGATTATCCTAACCAATTAAATTGCCTGCATCCTGGTCTCACTGAATTGGGAAAGAGTCAGGTTATAGCATTGCGTAAACAAGTGAATTTTTCTCCTGAAGACACCATCTTGGTTAGTCCAACGAAACGTACTATCGAAACAGCATGCTTGCTTGCCCCAACCAGCAATCTTATGTTCAGCCCGTTGGTTGGCCCAAGAATGTTTCCTCAGAATCCGGAGTTTGTTCCTTTCGTCTGCGATCAGATCTATTCCAAGGAAGAACTCAGCCATCAGTACACTGACATAAAAATGATTGAGTTGGGTTTGGATTGTTGGGAAGAAAGTATTAATCAGATGGATGCATGTCGATTCAAGATATTAGCTGAACAGCTTCTGGAATGGTGCAGGCAACAGAGTGGAAACACGTTTGTCATTTCCCATGATGGCACGATTACTAACTACAGGATGTTGCTCGGAGAACAAGGGTTAAGCAAAAGTGATTTTCTTGGTGAGGCCGGGCAGTACACAATGAGGAACGTTTAA
- a CDS encoding GNAT family N-acetyltransferase: MLSEYAGRGYGSEATRLLLQFAFQELQAHKVIGMCNSQNVRSAALMQHVGMTREAVFQEELWWNNQWTDQYFYSILDREFKPV; this comes from the coding sequence GTGCTTTCTGAATATGCAGGTAGAGGATACGGGAGTGAAGCTACCCGACTTTTGCTACAATTTGCATTCCAAGAGTTACAAGCTCATAAGGTCATTGGCATGTGCAATTCACAAAACGTTCGCTCAGCCGCACTGATGCAACATGTGGGTATGACACGGGAGGCCGTCTTCCAGGAAGAACTATGGTGGAACAATCAATGGACAGACCAGTATTTTTACTCGATTTTGGATAGAGAGTTTAAGCCAGTTTGA
- a CDS encoding cysteine hydrolase family protein, giving the protein MKVGLLIVDMQESIVRKKMDQNSIDHACEYINHVAGVLRSNDHVVVHVQDVEGMEEAAPDEYRIIPEVDVNEKDLTVTKEASNAFWQTDLEQVLKSHGIKLVIIAGFAAEECVLFTYNGAMERGFRPVMLQNGILSIHHESVTSTYRDRNVISYPVVDYLIH; this is encoded by the coding sequence ATGAAGGTAGGTTTGCTGATTGTTGATATGCAAGAGAGTATTGTGCGGAAAAAGATGGACCAGAATTCGATAGACCATGCTTGCGAGTACATTAATCATGTTGCAGGAGTGCTGCGCTCGAACGACCATGTGGTCGTTCACGTTCAGGATGTGGAAGGTATGGAAGAGGCGGCGCCAGATGAGTATCGCATTATTCCCGAGGTGGATGTGAATGAGAAGGATCTCACGGTTACGAAGGAAGCTTCCAATGCCTTCTGGCAGACCGATCTGGAGCAGGTGTTAAAGAGTCATGGCATTAAACTAGTGATCATCGCCGGCTTTGCCGCAGAGGAATGTGTACTATTCACCTACAACGGAGCGATGGAGCGAGGTTTTCGGCCGGTAATGTTGCAAAATGGAATTCTTAGCATACATCACGAATCAGTGACTTCTACGTACAGAGACCGCAATGTGATCTCATACCCTGTGGTTGATTATTTAATCCATTAA